The following DNA comes from Cololabis saira isolate AMF1-May2022 chromosome 7, fColSai1.1, whole genome shotgun sequence.
AATCAATGAACCAATTCTAACAAATCAGATTTAACTGGAAtataattgaccctttgtcagccgtctgattggtccctgactgaccaatcagaaacatcCTCCTCCGTTGCTTCATCCGGGTCAGAATATCCGGTTGGATcaaacagccgtctctctcgttcacgTCGATGGAAAAAGagtagtttttacttgccttgtatcaGAATCTAAATAactggattattttttcaaactttatatTAGTAAAATTACTATTTTGTAGTGTTGTGAGGCTGCagcgtatttttatccccaaactggcagaaatccgatccgtacttccaaagcaaagtcggctcggcagcagctacaacccatGGCTACGACAGCgaaagcttttatttatttatcttaagaTGGTTAAACGGTTTGTAAAagttgtaaaagtgacacccgcttcccagagagaatcacaggaaacATTTCACCCCAAAACCAACCGTAAATTACGAAAAAGCTATGTCGACGACTGCATCTTCCACCGTGATATcagctaaactcatcaaaatatcttgtttttgCCGAAAATCTCAGTTTATTGAACTCACTACACGGTACCTGaggtgttcctttttatttatatctagttgctgttgattttctttggtacattaattataaataaagtgatgccgacctagcaacgggggcgaaGGGTCAAATCACAACAGTGGTTGCAggagattagattagatttgtGTTATTTGTCCCGTAGGAGCTGCTCTCCTTTCTAGTTTATCCAAGGTCAGACCAGAAACAGCCTGTCAAGCACAGTGGCGGCGGggtcatggtctggggggggatgggggggggcatGACGGTGAAGCCCAGCTGTAAATCTACATCAGACTGGCTGAAAAAAGATCACGGTTCTGGAGTGACCCGGTCAAAGCCCGGACCCGAACCTGATCGTTGAGTTTAAATTGCCAAAAACCCGAATTTCTTCGGGAGTCGGACAGGAAACCTCAGTTTTCAGTTACTGCCCCCCACCCATCTTTATATTGTTGTTTACCTGAGGTTTTGTCTCCTTTACACTGAATAATGCTGCCGCTGAGCCGAACCaatgatgttttattatttctgaATAACTGTCTGATTTCTTGCCCCTTGAGCCTTGGATTATCTGACCTGGGTTAAGTGGTTTTACCGGGTCAACCGTGAATCCTTGACCTCACTGCAACCACGGAAGGTGAAATATATCTGACACGTCCTTGGAAGTAaagacctgtgtgtgtgtgtgcaggtaacTACCGGACTCAGCTCTATGACAAGCAGAAGGAGGAGTACCTGCCGGCCACTCAGGGCCTGGGCATGTTCGTGGAAGTCAAGGACCCCGACGACAAGGTGAACCCCAGAATCCTGACTGAAGTCTGCAGATTCACCACTAGATGTCCCCAAAGAGAAAACCCCAAACTGAACCCAGAACACGTTTAACGTTCCACCCTGAAGTCCAGATTTAAACCAAACCTTTGAGTAAATACGGCCTTTATTAAACCAGAAAAACACCTTTAGGTCTGCCCCGGCTGATACCGACGCACTAACGATAAAACAGACTTTACACCAGAGTTTTATATCCCTAGTTTTATAGATTTAAACCATCAAAATCTCAGAATATGAATTAAAACCTCAAATTTTATTGATATAAACCATCAAAATCTCAGATTATGAATAAAAACCTCAAATTTTATTGATATAAACCATCAAAATCTCATATTACGAATAAAAACCAGATTTTATTGGTATAAACCATCAAAATCTCAGATTATGAATTAAAACCTCAGGTTTTATAGATTTAAACCAGCAGATTGTCAGAATGTGAATAAAAACCTCAGATTTTATAGATTTAAACCATCAAAATATCCAAATGTGAATAAAAACCTCAGATTTCATAGATTTAAAATATCAGAATATGGAAAAAACCTCAGATGTTATAGATATAACCATCAAAATCTCAGATTACGAATAAAAACCAGATTTTATtggtataattttttttattggtaTAAACCATCAAAATCTCAGATTATGAATTAAAACCTCAGGTTTTATAGATTTAAACcatcaaaatattcaaatgtgAATAAAAACCTCAGATTTCATAGATTTAAAATATCAGAATATGAAAAAAACCTCAGATTTCATAGATTTAAAATCTCAGAATATGAATAAACCCTCAGATTTTATAGATTTAAACCATCAAAATTTCAGAATATGATTAAACACCTCAGATTTTATAGATTTAAACCATCAAAATTTCAgaatataaacaaaaaacacaaattttatagatatataaatatcaaAATCTCAGAATATGAATAAAAACCTCAGATTTTATAGGTATAAAACTTACTGTTCTGAGGCGGTTCTGAAAGGAAGTTGTTGGTCCCAGTTGGACGAGTGTGTCAGGTGATCTGAGCCGGTCCAGACCGGTCTAGGCCTGGACCGGTCCGGCTCTGACGGCCCGTCTGTCTCCTGCAGGTCATCCTGTCCCGCCAGTACGGCTCGGAGGGCCGCTTCACCTTCACGTCCCACACGCCTGGAGAGCACCAGATCTGCCTGCACTCCAACTCCTCCAAGTTCTCGCTGTTCGCCGGGGGCATGCTGGTGaggttctgctgaggttctgccGAGGCCCGGCCCTTGTTCTTTAGCTCTGACGGACTCCCGGTGCTTCTTTTGCAGAGGGTTCACCTGGACATCCAGGTCGGCGAACACGCCAACAACTACGCAGAGATCGCCGCCAAGGACAAGCTGACGGAGCTGCAGCTGCGGGTGCGGCAGCTGGTGGAGCAGGTGGACCAGGTCCAGAAGGAGCAGAACTACCAGCGGGTCAGTCAGAACTGGGCTGTGGGCTGAGGACGGGTtgtagagggctgcattgggattgggtcccaCCGGGTCCCACGGGACCCAACACAAATTTCACAggagcgggcggtttgaactcTCCTGCGGGTGGGAGTGGGcggccaaaaaaaaacaatgcgggatcgggatgtagtctagcgacaaggtggaaatcaatgacgtggaaaataaacctcaaacaaggtctttacaaaacaaagataaagcaaggccagtcagatatttggaaaactgcgtttagtgtctgtggagcatcttagAAGAGAGATGCAGGGATTGGGACCTCAAGTCGGTCAtcagcattctcttcctccacagcaatgtaatgaccaagtgattcatttgttaaatgaaTTAGTTTCGTTCGTTATTTGTTAGTATTTTCTcagcctactctcgttgctataacttcaatcacataattgatgcatgCGCGAAAAAGcgtgcgatgatgacaatgatgggtttgcatctaactttcagtcaggtgacctatgaactgtcaattatccatcaagctccacaatgatcatgttaacattaaatcagatagatttgtcaaggacgtttctcttgcgggacgggagaagacacaaaatcaatgcatctctatcatTGTGCGGCATGAATTCTctgagttttgcgggagcgggcgggagtgtaaccagtactcgagatgaggagggatggctgaaataaaaatggtcaaaatcatcccccctgtaaaaatgccatccccctttccatcccttatgtaatttcatcactGAATgaggtattactgctatttcaacatttagagtcatcaccagaaaaatttgacaattttcacctgtttcaggtaaattttcacttgaaataagtaggaaaatctgccagtgggacaagatttatcttcttattacaagcaaaaaaatcttgttccagtggcagatttttctacttatttcaagtgaaaatctacttgaaacaggtgaaaattgttgttttttccagtgatgagtcttgttttacgtgtaatgagattgagacaaatattcttgttaagattttgagtttttgcagtgatccattttacttatcctgtgatggacagagtcatattgataagttcagaaaacagttttttattgttgtgttttgatgtatttgatgtaagcccagtggatatttaaagcttacagaaggctgcatttaactgctgctatgtcattcctgcagtatttctgcaggtgttttagtcagtgctattatttgtaatatattatattatttgtaatcagcacaaattatgtGTAACACACACattgcgggtgcgggcggtaatggtcagaaatgcagcgggagcggaatgaagaaaacagtcagcAGAGCTCTAACGTGTTGTCCCTGTGTGTCCTGCAGTATCGTGAGGAGCGTTTCCGACAGACCAGCGAGAGCACGAACCAGCGCGTCCTGTGGTGGTCCATCGTGCAGACGCTCATCCTGGTGGCCATCGGCATCTGGCAGATGAGGCACCTCAAGAGCTTCTTCGAGGCCAAGAAGCTGGTgtagcgtgtgtgtgtatgtgtgtctgtatgtatgtgtgtctgtctgtatgtatgcgtgtgtatgtgtgtgtctgtatgtatgcgtgtgtatgtgtgtgtctgtctgtatgtgtgtgtatgtatgtatgtatgtgtgtgtgtgtggtctccACTATGGAtgcagctctgagctgcagtCGGTGTGCAGGACTCCCGTCTGCGCGTCGCGTCTGCAGCTCGCCGCCAGAGAACCGTGATACGTGTTTCCGGCGGCCTCGCCGGCGCCACCTTCCCTCCCTCCGCCCGCCGTGAGTTTGTTACTGCGTTGCCACCTGAGATCCTGACGGTTCACACAAACTAACGATGGATGTGGATTTGAAACGTCGACCTGGGACAGTTTTTCTGCAGATTAACGAAATAAAACCGTCAGaaatgtaatctgattactgttTGGACTTAAGTTTGTGAGAAAGgaaagctctttttttttcttagactTTCGTCAAGATGATTTTACTGAAAGAAtccaaaataattttaaaagaaaCTCATTTTTGATTTAATCTGAAAACAGAatatgaagattttttttttgtatttttttttttccttccagttttttgttgacagatttttttctttctcgtcttttttaaaacctgaataattGACGGTTGAATTTGGTTTCAGGATGTGGATGATAAACGTTTGTCAAATTAGAAACATTCTTTGGTCTGAAGTCCGCAGAAGAAccttggctttctttttttttcttttcttttcatcctttGTCAGATGAACGCCGACGTCAGTTCAGAATGTTGGATGTTTTTTTCAGAAtcatgagattaaagtcagattttacatttgtatttttagtttctttttttctaataactattattattattattattattattattgttctgaGATTCAAGTCaatattctgacttttttttctggtttttaaaatatttttactctGTGATGATATTTAGGTcaaagtttcttctttttttggagattttttttctcaactttgagTATAAAGATTAAATtaactaaataataataataataataataataataataatgatttattaaagaaaaagaaaacgttTTCTCTGAATTCTGACAATGGAGCCAGAATAATTTTTTTCCGTCAGATTAAAGTAagaattcttcttttttttttcctcaccttTTCCTGATTTCCTCCTCGTCTCTGGAGGAAGCATCTCGTATTTCTGGATTTAAGTCAGTTCTCAGTCTTATATTTTCAGATTTGTGAGTCCGGAGCATTCGTTCATCATTCAGGAtctgttttctctctttctttcactAAAACGACTTTCTCGGCTCTCGAGCTGCCAGATGTTTCTGATCTCAGCCTCAGATCTGAAATCTCTGGTTTCAGCTCCGTTCTTGTCTTGTCCTCCTCCGGCTGTAGagatgcagtttatttaaaagatAGTCGTCTACTGGTCGTGTTTTTGTTGTCGGGTTTCTGCAGCAGGACCTGAATCGTCTGGTGAGGGTTTTCTACCAAGTTCTTGTCCTCTCATCCTTGTAAATGTCACATCAGAACTCTGTGATTTAGTTTTTTATGCTGTAATTATATTGTATTTTGAGGGGAAAGGAGATTTAAGAGATGTCACTTCcagatgaaataaaatacaaacaagaactTGTTTCAGCTGGTTAATAAAAATGTTTCCAGCGTTTTAAGGGTCACGTTTTTGTTGATTGTTTCTGAAATCCTGATTATGTCAcagatatttatatttaaaaaccaaaaacactCGATGGATGCAGCTTTAAAGGCACTATGTAGTAACACCACTCCCCACCACACGAGGGCGGTACATCCCTCTCAATGGGGACATCTTGGAAGGAGCTGACTCCACCCACACACTGATGTCACAATCTGAACTTCTGAGTTCATGGATCAGCTGATCAGAACATCAATACTTGATGATAGGGTCAttaattttacacttatttaatttttttttctagtctGTTTTATGCTGAACAATAAAACCCTCTGTAGCTGGATGAGCTGAAGGATCTggtaactttgattgacaggtggTAGGCGTGTCTGTCCTGCCTTTTGAGCCAAAACGAGGCTTCAAAGAAGCTTTTCAGAAAACCTATGGGTGACGTTACAGATGACTTGAGTCAATTTAAACCACATTTAAATGTACTTAGTAATAAATATACACTACaatataattgttttttatatacaggactgtctcagaaaattagaatattgtgataaagtccttttttttctttaatgcaaaaatgtcttacattctggattcattacaaatcaactgaaatattgcaagccttttattattttaatattgctgatcatggtttacagcttaagaaaactcaaatatcctatctcaaaaaattagaatattctgtgaatcttaatcttaaaatgtaagccataatcagcaatattaaaataataaaaggcttgcaatatttcagttgatttgtaatgaatccagaatgtatgacatttttgttttttttaattgcattacggaaaataaagaacattccaatattcaaattttcttagacagtcctgtatatatatatacacacatataaattATCtctatatatgttatatgtatatacattatgtttatctgtatatatatatatatatata
Coding sequences within:
- the LOC133446770 gene encoding transmembrane emp24 domain-containing protein 9-like, with product MALQRVGMQPRVFSLLFLCLFCSCGSSLYFHIGETEKKCFIEEIPDETMIIGNYRTQLYDKQKEEYLPATQGLGMFVEVKDPDDKVILSRQYGSEGRFTFTSHTPGEHQICLHSNSSKFSLFAGGMLRVHLDIQVGEHANNYAEIAAKDKLTELQLRVRQLVEQVDQVQKEQNYQRYREERFRQTSESTNQRVLWWSIVQTLILVAIGIWQMRHLKSFFEAKKLV